From Pseudoleptotrichia goodfellowii, a single genomic window includes:
- the aroB gene encoding 3-dehydroquinate synthase, with protein MKNKKIKKGKNMQILNVNLGENSYDIVIGTNFYNEFSEYIKNIYKGKKLFVITDSNVNRIYEEKYSEMFKNFDYTVYVLEAGEENKHIGVMQGIYSAMVKAEIKRSDMVVAFGGGVVGDIAGFAAASYLRGVNFIQIPTTIISQVDSSVGGKVGVDLPEGKNLVGAFYQPKLVLIDSCFLDTLSDRYFYDGFAEIVKYGCIYDRDLFEKLENIVNLSEIAKSNKKELREHLMKHINGLIYRSCEIKKEVVEKDEKESNLRMILNFGHTIGHAIEQYTNYKKYSHGEAISAGMVDIIKIGERKGITEKGCSEKAEFLLKVLNLPTNIEYDKEKITEIMKRDKKSVDGGINFIFLKDIGNVQIIKMNEEEIFE; from the coding sequence ATGAAGAATAAAAAAATAAAAAAAGGGAAAAATATGCAAATACTGAATGTCAATTTAGGTGAAAACTCTTATGATATTGTTATAGGAACAAACTTTTATAATGAATTTTCCGAATATATAAAAAATATTTACAAAGGGAAAAAACTTTTTGTAATAACCGATTCCAATGTGAACAGAATATACGAAGAAAAATACAGTGAGATGTTCAAAAACTTTGATTATACTGTTTATGTGCTTGAAGCAGGAGAGGAAAATAAACATATCGGAGTTATGCAGGGAATTTATTCAGCTATGGTAAAAGCTGAAATAAAAAGAAGTGATATGGTAGTCGCATTCGGAGGCGGAGTTGTCGGAGATATTGCAGGTTTTGCAGCGGCTTCTTATTTGCGTGGAGTGAATTTTATACAGATTCCTACGACTATAATTTCCCAAGTGGATAGCAGTGTAGGTGGGAAAGTCGGAGTAGATCTGCCTGAAGGGAAAAATCTTGTAGGAGCTTTTTATCAACCTAAACTTGTTTTAATTGACAGCTGTTTTTTGGATACGCTGTCGGATCGGTATTTTTATGACGGTTTTGCTGAAATAGTGAAATACGGCTGTATTTACGACAGAGATTTATTTGAAAAACTTGAAAATATTGTAAATTTATCGGAAATAGCTAAAAGTAATAAAAAAGAACTAAGAGAACATTTGATGAAACATATAAACGGGCTTATTTACCGTTCGTGTGAAATAAAAAAAGAAGTAGTCGAAAAAGACGAAAAAGAAAGTAATCTAAGAATGATACTTAACTTCGGACACACAATCGGGCATGCAATAGAACAGTATACAAATTATAAAAAATATTCGCATGGTGAGGCTATTTCTGCGGGAATGGTTGATATTATAAAAATTGGGGAAAGAAAGGGGATAACTGAAAAAGGCTGTTCGGAAAAAGCGGAATTTTTACTGAAAGTATTAAATTTACCGACAAATATTGAATATGATAAAGAGAAAATAACCGAAATAATGAAAAGGGATAAAAAAAGTGTTGACGGAGGAATAAATTTTATTTTTCTTAAAGATATAGGAAATGTCCAAATAATAAAGATGAATGAGGAAGAAATTTTTGAATGA
- a CDS encoding Txe/YoeB family addiction module toxin: MNKLWVDEAWEEYLYWQVIDKKIVKKINELLKDISRNGVSEGIGKPESLKYRKAWSRRINKEHRLVYFIENSNIVILSCKGHYEE, from the coding sequence ATGAATAAATTATGGGTAGATGAAGCTTGGGAAGAATATTTATATTGGCAGGTAATTGATAAAAAAATAGTGAAGAAAATAAATGAATTATTAAAAGATATAAGTAGAAATGGAGTGTCTGAGGGAATAGGGAAACCTGAATCCTTAAAATACAGGAAAGCGTGGAGTAGAAGAATTAATAAGGAGCATAGATTAGTATATTTTATTGAAAATAGTAACATAGTTATTCTTTCCTGTAAGGGACATTATGAAGAATAA
- a CDS encoding type II toxin-antitoxin system Phd/YefM family antitoxin: MLAANFTTLRNNLKNYCDEVSDNNETVIVTRKKEKNIVILSLEKYNELEKAAKNAEYLAMIDRRMEKYLLGKYQQHELIEDKNE, from the coding sequence ATGTTGGCAGCTAACTTTACAACTTTAAGAAATAATTTAAAAAATTATTGTGATGAAGTATCAGATAACAATGAAACTGTAATAGTTACAAGAAAAAAAGAAAAAAATATTGTTATTTTAAGTTTAGAAAAATATAACGAATTGGAAAAGGCAGCAAAAAATGCCGAATATTTAGCAATGATAGACAGAAGAATGGAAAAATATTTATTAGGGAAGTATCAACAACATGAATTAATTGAGGATAAAAATGAATAA
- a CDS encoding GNAT family N-acetyltransferase, whose product MGNESQKKYIKKITGDNVYLSPISLDDTEQYTHMINDLKVSVGIGHPAYINIMDYEREREFLNSIKDGKIFAVRLIENDELLGNIELFNVNILQKNAVLGIMLGNPEYQRKGYGKEAINLILDYGFSFLNLYSVSLTVFEYNEVAYNLYKKVGFKEVGRLRKRVEIMGKRYDEIIMDILKEEFESVYIKREIEGRYRL is encoded by the coding sequence ATGGGAAACGAAAGTCAAAAAAAGTATATTAAAAAAATTACAGGAGATAATGTTTATTTGTCACCTATTTCCCTTGATGATACCGAACAGTATACTCATATGATAAATGATCTTAAAGTTTCGGTAGGCATAGGTCATCCAGCTTATATAAATATTATGGATTATGAAAGAGAAAGGGAATTTTTAAATTCCATAAAAGATGGAAAAATATTTGCCGTGAGATTAATTGAAAATGATGAACTTTTAGGAAATATAGAACTTTTTAATGTTAATATACTTCAAAAAAATGCTGTTTTGGGGATAATGCTTGGAAATCCTGAATATCAGAGAAAAGGCTACGGAAAAGAAGCGATAAATCTTATACTTGATTACGGATTTTCTTTTCTGAATTTATACAGTGTTTCCTTGACCGTATTTGAGTACAATGAAGTTGCATATAATTTATATAAAAAAGTCGGATTTAAGGAAGTCGGCAGACTGCGAAAAAGAGTGGAAATAATGGGAAAAAGATACGATGAAATAATTATGGATATATTGAAAGAGGAATTTGAGTCTGTTTATATAAAAAGGGAAATTGAGGGAAGATATAGATTATAA
- the aroF gene encoding 3-deoxy-7-phosphoheptulonate synthase, producing the protein MIIKVDGNVSLETLKKMIARLESENKVKVELIKGEEYLVLGLVGDISTIDIKHIQSLDYVMDVQRIQEPYKRASRKFKIDDTIVKVGNVEIGGNNLVMMAGPCSVESEEQILTTAKAVKKAGANILRGGVVKPRTSPYAFQGLGMEGIELMKKAKEETGMPIICEVMSIEQLHEFGPHLDMIQIGARNMQNFDLLKEVGKTKIPVLLKRGLSATIEEWLMSAEYILAGGNENIVLCERGIRTYETAYRNVMDLNAVPMIKKLTHLPIIVDSAHGTGKHWMVKPLAMAGIAAGADGLMVEVHPEPDKAFSDGPQSLKPEVFEDLMKDVEKIANVLGKSFK; encoded by the coding sequence ATGATAATTAAAGTTGACGGAAATGTGAGTTTGGAAACATTAAAAAAAATGATTGCAAGGCTTGAAAGCGAAAATAAAGTGAAAGTGGAATTGATTAAAGGAGAAGAATATCTTGTTTTAGGACTGGTAGGGGATATAAGTACGATTGATATAAAACATATTCAATCTCTTGATTATGTAATGGACGTGCAGAGAATACAGGAGCCTTATAAAAGAGCAAGCAGAAAGTTTAAAATTGACGATACGATTGTAAAAGTGGGAAATGTGGAAATAGGGGGAAACAACCTTGTGATGATGGCAGGACCTTGCTCTGTGGAAAGTGAAGAACAGATACTTACAACTGCAAAAGCTGTAAAAAAAGCGGGAGCAAATATACTGAGAGGGGGAGTAGTAAAACCGAGAACATCTCCGTATGCTTTTCAGGGATTGGGTATGGAAGGTATAGAGCTTATGAAAAAAGCGAAAGAAGAAACAGGAATGCCTATAATATGTGAAGTAATGTCTATAGAACAGCTTCATGAATTCGGGCCTCATCTGGATATGATTCAGATAGGTGCAAGAAATATGCAGAACTTTGATTTGCTGAAAGAAGTAGGAAAAACAAAAATACCTGTTCTTTTAAAAAGAGGACTCAGTGCGACAATAGAAGAATGGCTCATGTCTGCTGAATATATATTGGCAGGAGGAAATGAAAATATTGTATTATGTGAGAGAGGGATAAGAACTTATGAAACTGCATATAGAAATGTAATGGATCTGAATGCGGTGCCTATGATAAAAAAACTTACCCATTTACCTATAATTGTGGACTCTGCACACGGGACCGGGAAACACTGGATGGTAAAACCGCTGGCTATGGCAGGAATAGCTGCGGGAGCTGACGGACTGATGGTAGAAGTTCATCCCGAGCCTGATAAAGCCTTTTCTGACGGACCGCAATCATTGAAGCCTGAAGTATTTGAAGATTTGATGAAAGATGTGGAAAAAATAGCTAATGTATTGGGGAAAAGTTTTAAATAA
- the rmuC gene encoding DNA recombination protein RmuC — MGNEDLQILKNQISGNYLIMLMLSLVIGILCIAIFIYLLKSRKRQQEEIMYLKDEMEKILTEGFVASTEKNISENAKKFNEMEKTITLNTKNNLLQGISDLNKELSGNNEKLLVRFTDFGTKLGTAMNENNQKLSENINRFKDEFKKGINDDFEMLNGKIEKRLDMMNAKVEERLSKGFEETTKTFGNVLERLSKIDEAQKKIEALSSNVVSLQDVLTDKKSRGIFGEVQLYQILASVFGEKNDKIYQRQYKLSNGTIADSVIFAPEPMGNIAVDSKFPLENYRKMYDVELTVIERENARKEFSLNLKKHIDDISSKYIIPGETSEQAVLFLPAEAVFAEINAYHTDIIEYAYRKNVRITSPTTLMSVLTTLQVIMTNIERDKYAHVIQEELMKLNKEFDRYQERWNALEKDIEKVSKDVKSITTTSNKISKRFSEISNVKLIENNDEERKKDDN, encoded by the coding sequence ATGGGAAACGAAGATTTACAAATATTGAAAAATCAAATATCGGGAAATTATCTGATTATGCTGATGTTGAGTTTGGTTATAGGAATATTGTGTATTGCGATATTTATATATTTACTTAAGTCAAGAAAACGGCAACAGGAAGAAATAATGTACTTAAAAGACGAAATGGAGAAAATTCTGACTGAGGGATTTGTTGCAAGTACCGAAAAAAATATAAGTGAAAATGCTAAGAAATTTAACGAAATGGAAAAAACAATAACATTAAATACAAAAAATAATCTTTTACAGGGAATTTCCGATTTGAATAAGGAATTATCCGGGAATAATGAGAAACTGCTTGTCAGATTCACGGACTTCGGCACAAAATTAGGAACGGCAATGAATGAAAACAATCAGAAATTGTCGGAGAATATAAACAGGTTTAAGGATGAGTTCAAAAAAGGAATAAACGATGACTTTGAAATGCTGAACGGAAAAATAGAAAAAAGGCTTGATATGATGAATGCCAAAGTCGAGGAAAGATTGTCCAAAGGATTTGAAGAAACGACAAAAACATTCGGGAATGTTCTCGAAAGATTAAGTAAAATTGATGAAGCCCAAAAGAAAATAGAAGCACTTTCAAGTAATGTAGTTTCTCTGCAGGACGTTCTGACTGATAAAAAGAGCAGAGGAATATTCGGAGAAGTCCAGCTTTATCAGATATTGGCGTCGGTTTTCGGAGAAAAAAACGATAAAATTTATCAAAGACAGTATAAACTTTCTAACGGAACAATAGCAGATTCTGTTATATTTGCTCCTGAGCCTATGGGAAATATTGCGGTAGACTCAAAGTTTCCTCTTGAAAATTACAGAAAGATGTATGATGTTGAATTGACAGTGATTGAAAGAGAAAATGCCCGAAAAGAATTTTCATTGAATTTGAAAAAGCATATTGACGATATTTCATCGAAATATATAATACCGGGAGAAACAAGCGAGCAGGCAGTATTATTTTTACCGGCTGAAGCGGTGTTTGCAGAAATAAATGCCTATCATACAGATATAATAGAATATGCATACAGAAAAAATGTGAGAATTACATCGCCGACTACGTTAATGTCGGTACTGACAACTCTTCAGGTTATAATGACCAATATTGAAAGAGATAAGTACGCTCATGTTATACAGGAAGAGCTGATGAAACTGAATAAAGAATTTGACAGATATCAGGAAAGATGGAATGCTCTCGAAAAAGATATAGAAAAAGTAAGTAAAGATGTAAAAAGTATAACAACTACTTCAAACAAAATAAGTAAAAGATTCAGCGAGATATCTAATGTAAAATTAATTGAAAATAACGATGAAGAAAGGAAGAAAGATGATAATTAA
- a CDS encoding YihY/virulence factor BrkB family protein — protein MKLKFDISGISEKLSKENIKKHIREAFQMINLIYRNYSDGETQILACTLTYFSMIAVFPILALVLGITKGFGLDKLVIHKIFELVPQNEGMVRTVLDIANKLLASTQGGILTGVGVVILINSAIKVLMMLEDAFNKIWHISKNRSMTRRIVDYVAIIFLGPILIIVIVATNSFVVEKMSTMLFGGTVIVNIFLHVFGPLFYVFLFTLLFYVIPNTNVKLKPAFISGIITVLLCYVLKVAFTWLQSSITKYNAIYGSLALVPIFLTWVQYMWVTILLGAQIAFSIQTSDEFLYNEKVEMPIKLRKEAGILILTLIIARFKEKKEPYTYLELTKKLGVEAQFVKDILSELEKMGLVNEVIIDRNEDIKYQIAYDPESLSFEEFLDKFEGKNFDYYSDIFDDLEETEKELLVKIRENIILKNGRLLKNMEAEIKNN, from the coding sequence ATGAAACTGAAATTTGATATATCCGGAATATCCGAAAAATTGAGTAAAGAAAATATAAAAAAACATATAAGAGAAGCATTTCAGATGATAAATCTTATTTACAGAAATTACAGTGACGGAGAAACTCAAATTTTGGCATGTACATTGACATATTTTTCGATGATTGCGGTATTTCCGATTTTGGCACTGGTCTTGGGAATTACTAAAGGATTCGGTTTGGATAAACTCGTTATACACAAAATATTTGAGCTTGTACCTCAAAACGAGGGAATGGTAAGAACTGTTCTTGATATTGCCAATAAACTTCTGGCTTCCACACAGGGAGGCATTCTTACGGGAGTGGGAGTGGTGATACTTATTAATTCGGCAATAAAAGTGTTGATGATGCTGGAAGACGCATTTAACAAGATATGGCATATAAGTAAAAACCGTTCTATGACAAGGAGAATAGTGGATTACGTGGCAATTATATTTTTAGGACCTATCCTGATAATAGTGATAGTGGCTACAAACTCTTTCGTTGTGGAAAAAATGAGCACAATGCTTTTCGGAGGAACGGTAATTGTAAATATATTTCTTCATGTGTTCGGTCCCTTGTTTTATGTGTTTCTGTTTACGCTGTTATTTTATGTCATACCGAATACAAATGTGAAGCTGAAACCTGCATTTATTTCAGGGATAATAACAGTTCTGCTCTGTTATGTATTAAAAGTGGCATTTACATGGTTACAGTCGTCCATTACAAAATACAATGCGATATACGGGAGTTTGGCATTAGTACCTATATTTCTGACATGGGTACAGTATATGTGGGTAACTATACTTTTGGGAGCTCAAATTGCCTTTTCCATACAGACTTCTGACGAATTTTTGTATAATGAAAAAGTGGAAATGCCTATAAAATTGAGAAAAGAAGCGGGAATTTTGATTTTGACATTGATAATCGCAAGATTTAAAGAAAAAAAAGAGCCTTATACATATTTGGAACTGACCAAAAAACTGGGAGTTGAGGCTCAATTTGTAAAGGATATATTGTCGGAATTAGAAAAAATGGGGCTTGTAAATGAAGTAATAATCGACAGAAATGAAGATATCAAATATCAGATAGCTTATGATCCTGAATCTTTATCTTTTGAGGAATTTCTGGATAAGTTTGAAGGGAAAAACTTTGATTATTACAGTGATATTTTTGACGACTTGGAAGAAACCGAAAAAGAATTGTTGGTTAAAATAAGGGAAAATATTATATTGAAAAATGGAAGACTTTTAAAAAATATGGAAGCTGAAATAAAAAATAATTAG